From Pseudomonas fluorescens:
TGCCGCATATCCGCGCCGAGAACGAGACCGACCTGTACCGCGCCCTGGGCTATGTGCAGGCCCAGGACCGGCTGTTCCAGATGGAAATCATGCGGCGCCTGGCCCGTGGCGAGCTGGCCGAGGTGCTGGGGCCCAAGCTGCTGGAGACCGACAAGCTGTTTCGCAGCCTGCGCATTCGTGAGCGCGCCCTGAGCTATGTGGAGCATATGGACCGCGAGTCTGCGTCGTGGAAGGCCCTGCAAGCCTATTTGGACGGGATCAACGCGTATCAGGACAGCCACGCCAGCCCGATGGAGTTCGATGTGCTGGGCATTCCCAAGCGCCGGTTCACCGCCGAAGACACCATCAGCGTCGCCGGCTACCTGGCCTACAGCTTTGCCGCCGCGTTTCGTACAGAGCCCTTGCTGACCTATGTACGTGACCAGTTGGGCAGCGATTACCTGAAAGTGTTCGACCTCGACTGGCAACCCAAGGGCGCACTCAACCTGGCCGCCGGCGATTGGCAAACCCTTGGCGCCATCGCCTCCCTGAGCGAACAAGCCTTGGCCGACAACGGCTTGCCGCAGTTCGAAGGCAGCAACGCCTGGGCCATCAGTGGCAACCGCACCAAAAGCGGCAAGCCGTTGCTGGCCGGTGACCCGCATATCCGCTTCTCGGTGCCGTCGGTGTGGTATGAGGCGCAGTTGTCGGCGCCGGGCTTCGAACTGTACGGCTATCACAACGCGCTGGTACCGGTGGCGTTCCTGGGGCACAACCTGGACTTCGGCTGGAGCCTGACCATGTTCCAGAATGATGACCTCGACCTGATCGCCGAGAAGGTCAACCCGGACAATTCCAACCAGGTCTGGTACCACGACCAGTGGGTCGACATGACCAGCAGCGAGCAACAGATCGCGGTGAAAGGCCAGGCACCGGTCACGGTCACCCTGCGCCAGTCGCCCCATGGCCCGATCATCAATGACGTGCTTGGCGACAATGCCGGCAAGACGCCGATTGCCATGTGGTGGGCGTTCCTCGACACCGAGAACCCGATCCTCGAAGGTTTCTACCAGCTCAACCGCGCCGACACCCTGGCCAAGGCGCGCGCGGCTGCATCCAAGGTTTCCGCGCCGGGGCTGAATATCGTGTGGGCCAATGCCAAGGGCGATATCGGCTGGTGGGCGGCGGCACAGTTGCCGATCCGCCCGGCCGGTGTCAACGCCGGGTTTATCCTCGACGGTAGCAGCGCCCAGGCCGACAAGCTGGGTTTCTACCCCTTCAGCGCCAACCCCCAGGAAGAAAACCCCGCGCGTGGCTATGTGGTGTCGGCCAACGCCCAGCCGGTATCGCCCACGGGCATGGAGATCCCCGGTTATTACAACCTGGCCGACCGGGGCCAACAGTTGAACGCGCAGTTGAGCGACAAGAGCGTGAAGTGGGATGTGAACAACAGCCAGGCCTTGCAACTGGGCACCACCACCGCCTACGGCCCGCGCCTGCTGGCGCCGCTGCTGCCGGTGCTGCGCGAGGTGGTCAAGGACCCGGCGCAATTGAAACTGGTGGAACAGCTTGCCAGCTGGAAAGGCGACTACCCGCTGGACTCCACCAGCGCCACGCTGTTCAACCAGTTCCTGTTCAACCTGGCCGATGCCACCTTCCACCCGAAACTGGGCGACGGCATGTTCAAGACCCTGCTCGGCACCCGCGTGATCGACGCCGCCTTGCCACGCCTGGCCGCATCGGCGGATTCACCCTGGTGGGACGGCAAGCGCGCCGAGCTCGTCAAACTGGCCTGGGACAACAGCCTGGCGCACCTCAAGACCACCTTCGGCGATGACCCGACTCAGTGGCAGTGGGGCAAGGCCCATACCCTGACCCACAGCCATCCACTGGGCTCGCAAAAGCCATTGGACTTGATCGTCAACGTCGGCCCCTTCCCGGCGCCCGGCACCCACGAAGTGCCGAACAACCAGTCGGCCGCCATCGGCCCGGCGCCATGGCCAGTGACCTACGGCCCATCGACCCGCCGCCTGATCGACTTCGCTGACCCGGCCCACGCCCTGACCATCAACCCGGTCGGGCAAAGCGGCGTGCCGTTCGACAAGCACTACAGCGATCAAGCGGAAACCTATATCGAAGGGGGTTACGAGCAGGCGCATTTCAGTGATGAGGAAGTCACGGCCAATACACGCGGTACGCTGAAGCTATTGCCCGCTCGATAACGGCCTGAAACGCGATCAAACCTGTGGGAGGTCCCGCTAAAAGCGCCGTCGCCCAGCAAACTGGCCCCCTGTGGCAAGCGGGCTTGCCCTTTGTAGGAGCGAGCTTGCTCGCGAAAAACGTCAACGATAACGCGTGTTTCCTGAATCAACGCGGCGCCTGTGAGTTCTTCGCGAGCAAGCTCGCTCCTACAGAAGGCGATGTACGCCACAAAAAATGCCGTCGTTTAATACAGCCCTTCCCACGGTGTGTTCCGTTTAGAGCGGCGCCGCAAAGTTGCGCCGGAACTGTTGCGGCGTCACGCCCAGGCGGCGATTGAACACGTTGCGCATGTGCTGGGCATCGCGAAAACCGCACTGATAGGCCACGGTCTTGAGCGGCGCGGGACTGCTTTCGAGCATCATCCGCGCCGCATCCACCCGCGCCCGCTCGACAAACTCCGCAGGCGTTATCCGCGCTTCACGGGTGAACACCCGAGAGAAATTACGCGCACTCATATTCGCGGCCTTGGCCAGGTCGGCGATGGTCAAGTCACCGGTCAGGTTCGCCAAGACGTACACCTGCACCAGCGCTACCGCCGAGGTGGTTTCGGCATGGGGCGTGAGGAACGGGCTGAACTGTGACTGCCCACCCGAGCGCTGGGTGAACACCACCAGGCGCTTGGCCACGCTCAGCGCCACCTCCGGGCCATGGTCCTGGGCCAACAGGTACAGCGAGAGGTCGATACCCGCCGTGACGCCAGCCGAGGTGTAGAGGTTGCCGTCTTGCACGTAGAGGCGGTCAGCTTCGACCTGGGCGCGGGGGCACAAACGCGCCAGGCCTGCCGCATCATTCCAATGCGTCGTGACGGTTTTTCCATCCAGTAGCCCGGCGCGCGCCAGCGTGAAGGCGCCGTTGCAGATTGAACCGAAGCGCCGCGCCCGGGCGGTTGCACCACGCAGCCAATCATCGAACGGGGCGCCAAATTCCTCGAAGGGCAATTGCGGGCCACCGGGGACCAGCAGCAGGTCATAGGCTTGCAGGGCTTCGCTGTAGTGCCGGTGGGCCTGCAATGACAAACCGTTGGAGGCAGCCAGCGTGCCGTGGCCCAGCCCGATGACCTCCATCTGGTAGTGATCCTGGGGCGGCAGAAAGCGGTTGGCTTCGCAGAACACATCCAGGGGGCCGGTCACATCCAGTGACTGGACGCCGGGGAAGATCAGGATGGCGACGGTCTTGTGCATGCTCACAGACACCTTTTTCTAACGGAATAAAATGCAAACCCTGTGGGAGGGAGCTTGCTCCCGATGGCGTTGTATCAGTCAGCAGATGCAGTGCCTGGTGCTCAGCTATCGGGGGCAAGCCCCCTCTCACATTTTGATTTTCGCAGGCTTCAAGAGTGATATCGCCCGCTACACCCTAGTCGATTTCCCCTTGGCACGATGTGACGGCAGATTGGCCGGGATCGCCCCCTCGTCACCATGGCCGCTTCACGGGCGCGCGGCCAGACTGGAGGCTTTCCAGAGGAGAACCACCATGAGCACCACCATCGCCGGCATCAAGATCCCGGACAGCGCCCTGGCCAAGGCCACCACCGAGTACATCCGCGACATTGAATCCGACCTGCTCTACCACCACTCCCGCCGGGTATTCCTGTTCGGCGCCTTGAGCGGTGAGCGCAGGCAACTGGCCTACAACCCCGAGTTGCTGTACGTCGGTGCGATGTTCCATGACCTGGGCCTGGTGGAAGGCCATCGCAGTGACAACGAGCGTTTCGAAGTAGACGGTGCCAACGCAGCGGCGGATTTTCTCAAGCCCTACGGACTGAGCGACGACGATATCGAACAGGTGTGGCTGTCCATCGCCCTGCACACCACACCGGGTGTGCCACAGCATCTGCGCCCGACCGTGGCGCTGGTGACGGCCGGCGTGGAAATGGACGTGCTGGGCATGGACTACGCCGCCTTTCCCAGCGTGCAGCGCGAAGCCGTGGTGCATGCGCATCCACGTGGTGAAGGGTTCAAGGAGTGCATCATCTGCGCCTTCGCCGACGGCTTGCGCCATCGTCCGCAGACCACGTTTGGCAACGTGAAGACCGATGTGCTGGTGGACCAGGAGCCGGGGTTCAAGCCGATGAATTTTGTCGAGGTGATTCGCCAGTCGCCGTGGTTGGCGTAGCGGAGTTGAAATGCAATCAACTGTGGGAGGGGCGGTGCGACGTTTCGACTTGCCCCCTCCCACATTTTGACCGCGCAGGCTTTTAGACCGGCGCTGGCGCCCGACGCACATCCGGCTGCTGCCAGCCATCCGCCGCCGCTTCTTCGATCGCCTGCTGGATCGCCTTCTTGCGCATTTCTTCGGCACGCCGGCTGAAGAACCACACCAGGAAGGTCACCAGCGATACCGCCAGCAGAATCAGGCTGGCCACGGCGTTGATCTCGGGTTTAACCCCCAGGCGCACTGCCGAGAACACTTCCATCGGCAAGGTGGTCGAACCCGGGCCCGACACGAAGCTGGCCAGTACCAAGTCATCCAGGGACAGCGCGAACGACATCATCCCACCGGCCGCCAACGACGGCGCGATCATCGGGATGGTGATCAGGAAGAACACCTTCCACGGCCGCGCACCCAGGTCCATCGCCGCTTCTTCGATCGACAGGTCCAGTTCACGCAGGCGCGCCGACACTACCACCGCCACATAGGCCGCGCAGAACGTGGTGTGGGCGATCCAGATGGTGACAATGCCACGCTCCTGGGGCCAGCCGATCATCTGCGCCATCGCCACGAACAGCAGCAACAGCGACAGACCGGTGATCACTTCCGGCATCACCAACGGTGCAGTCACCAGGCCGCCGAACAGCGTACGGCCTTTGAACTGACTGATGCGCGTCAAGACGAACGCGGCCAAGGTGCCCAGCGCCACCGCCGCCACCGCCGTGTAGCAGGCGATTTCCAGGGAGCGCGCCACCGAGCCCATCAACTGGGTGTTGTCCAGCAGGCCCACGTACCACTTGATCGACCAACCGCCCCACACTGTCACCAGCTTGGATTCGTTGAACGAGTAGATCACCAGAATCAGCATCGGCAGGTAGATGAACAACAACCCCGCCACCAGCATGAAGCTTGAGAAACTGACGCGCTTCATATCTTGCCCTCCATCTCTTTGGCTTGGCTGCGGTTAAACAGGATGATCGGCACGATCAGGATCGCCAGCATCACCACCGCCAGGGCAGAGGCCACCGGCCAGTCACGGTTGTTGAAGAATTCTTGCCACAACACTTTACCGATCATCAGGGTTTCCGGGCCGCCAAGCAGTTCCGGGATCACGAACTCGCCCACTACCGGAATGAAGACCAGCATGCAGCCGGCGATGATGCCGTTCTTGGACAGCGGCACGGTGATCTTCCAGAAGCTGTTGAACGTGCTCGACCCGAGGTCTGACGCGGCTTCCAACAGGCTCTGGTCATGCTTCACCAGGTTGGCGTACAGCGGCAGGATCATGAACGGCAAGTATGAATAGACCACGCCGATATACACCGCGATGTTGGTGTTGAGGATCTGCAACGGTTCGTTGATCAGGCCCATGGACATCAGGAAGCCATTGAGCAAGCCGTTGTTGCTGAGAATGCCCATCCACGCATACACGCGGATCAGGATCGCGGTCCAGGTCGGCATCATGATCAGCAGCACCAGTACGGTCTGCATCTCCTTGCGCGCACTGGCAATCGCATAGGCCATCGGGTAGCCGATCACCAGGCAGAGGATGGTGCTGAAAAACGCCATCTTCAGCGAGCCCAGGTACGCGGCGATGTACAACTCGTCATCGCCGAGCATCGCGTAGTTGGCCAGGTTCAGCACCAACTGCAACTTCTGCTCTACGAAGGTGTAGATCTCGGTGTATGGCGGGATCGCCACGTCGGCTTCGGCAAAGCTGATCTTCAGGACGATGAAGAACGGCAGCATGAAGAACAGGAACAGCCAGAGGAAAGGGATCCCGATGACCACATGCCGGCCACCGGGGGTTATTCGTTGCAGCTGGCGCTTGAACTTTTTCATATTCATGAGCGAAGTACCACGCCGCTGTCGTCTTCCCACCATACGTACACCTGGTCACCCCAGGTCGGACGCTGGCCACGGCGCTCTGCGTTGGCAACGAAGGACTGCACCAGCTTGCCGCTCGGCAGCTCGACGTAGAACACCGAGTGGCCACCCAGGTAGGCGATATCGTGCACCTTGCCGCTGGACCAGTTGTGCTCGCAGGTCGGCATTTCGGTGGTCACCAGCAGTTTTTCCGGGCGGATGGCGTAGGTCACCGACTTGTCTTCGACCGCTGTGGCGATGCCGTAGCCCACGTAGATGTCGCGGTCCAGGTCCGGGCACTTGAGTACCGCGTGGCCTTCGGCGTCGTCCACCACCTGGGTGTCGAAGATGTTGACGTTGCCGATGAATTCGCACACCAGGCGGCTGGTGGGGGTCTCGTAGATGTCGACCGGGCTGCCGATCTGGGCGATCCAGCCCAGGTGCATGATTGCGATGCGCTCGGCCATGGTCATGGCCTCTTCCTGGTCGTGGGTCACCATGACGCAGGTCACGCCGACACGCTCGATGATTTCCACCAGTTCCAGTTGCATCTGCGAACGCAGTTTCTTGTCGAGTGCGCCCATCGGCTCATCGAGCAGCAGCAGTTTCGGGCGCTTGGCCAGGGAACGGGCCAGGGCCACGCGCTGACGCTGGCCGCCGGACAACTGGTGCGGCTTGCGCTTGGCGAACTGGCTCATCTGTACCAGCTTGAGCATCTCGGCCACGCGCGCATCCACTTCGGCCTTGGGGATCTTGTCCTGCTGCAGGCCGAACGCGATGTTCTGCGCCACGGTCATGTGCGGGAACAAGGCGTAGGACTGGAACATCATGTTGATCGGCCGCTCGTAGGGCGGCATATCAGTGATGTCCACGCCGTCGAGGTAGATGCGACCTTCGGTGGGGCGCTCAAAGCCTGCGAGCATGCGCAGCAAGGTGGATTTGCCCGAACCCGAACCGCCGAGCAAGGCGAATATCTCGCCTTTCTTGATTTCCAGGGACACATCGTCCACGGCAATCGTCTCGTCGAACTTCTTCGTGACCCGGTCGATTTTGACCAGCACCTTTTTCGGTGTCTGGTCGCCCTCGAGGGCTTTCTTATAGGCGCCGGAGGCAACTGCCATTTACGAAACTCCCAAAAAAAAGAGTGCGGTTCGCCCGAGGTGGGCGAACCTTGGATAGTTAGAGCCTTACTTGCCCGTCTTGACCTTGGTCCAGCTACGGGTCATTAAACGCTGCACCTTCGGGGGTAGCTCGAAGTTGACGAATGTCCGGTCGAGAACCGCCTGCGGTGGGTAAACCGCTGCGTCGGTGCGTATCGATTGCTCCATCAGTTTGTCCGCCCCTGGGTTAGGGTTGGCATAACCGACGTGATCACTGACCTGAGCGATCACCTCAGGTTGCAGCAAATAGTTGATAAAGGCGTGGGCTTCCTTGACGTTGGTGGCATCCTTGGGAATCGCCAGCACGTCAAACCACAGGTTGCCGCCTTCTTTCGGAATCGCGTAGGCGATGTTCACGCCTTTACCCGCTTCGGCCGCCCGGGCCTTGGCCTGGAACACATCACCGGAGAACCCGGCAGCCACGCAGATATTGCCGTTGGCCAGGTCGGAGATGTATTTGGAGGAGTGGAAGTAGGTCACGTAGGGACGCACTTTCAGTAGTTTTTCTTCGGCCTTCTTGTAGTCGTCCGGGTTGGTACTGTTGGGGTTGAGGCCCATGTAGTTGAGTACTGCCGGCAGCATTTCATCCGCCGAGTCCATAAAGGACACGCCGCAGGACGCCAGCTTCTTCATGTTTTCCGGTTCGAACAGCACGGCCCACGAGTCGATATGGTCGACACCCAGTACTTCCTTCACTTTATCGACGTTGTAGCCAATGCCGTTGGTGCCCCACAGGTACGGTACAGCGTACTGGTTACCCGGGTCGTTCTTTTCCAGGCGCTTGAGCAACGCCGGATCAAGGTTGGCGTAGTTCGTCAGCAACGACTTGTCGAGCTTCTGGAATGCTCCGGCCTTGATCTGCTTGCCGAGGAAGTGGTTGGACGGCACGACCACGTCGTAACCCGTGCGCCCGGCGAGCAACTTGCCTTCCAGGGTTTCATTGGAATCAAACACGTCATACACCGGCTTGATGCCGCTGGCTTTTTCAAAGTTGGCCAGGGTGTCGGGCCCGATGTAGTCCGACCAGTTATAAACATGCACGGTCGATGCGGCCTGCACGCTGACAGCCAGCGTGATACCTGCACCCACCAGCAAGGCTTTGCGAAATAAAGAAAATGGCAAGTGGAGGTCCTCTTAAATAGTTGGGCCCAAAGTTGTTGCCCGGCAACAAAACCGGCGCGCAACTTACCCTCGATAAACCGATCCGGCAAAACTTTCTGTCATTTAATTACTGTACGGTTGCCGCTCTTTGTAGGAGCGAGCTTGCTCGCGAAGAACTCACAGGCAACGCGGGCGACCAGAGGCGCTGCGTTATCGTTGACGATTTTCGCGAGCAAGCTCGCTGCTACAGGTTTCCTCGCTTATTTGCCCGACTTGATCTTGGTCCAGCTGCGTGTCATTTCACGCTGGGTTGCCGCCGGCAAGTCAGCAATGGCGTAGAGCTTGGCCTGCACCTCCGCCGGCGGGTAGATGCCCGGGTCGCTGGTGATGTCTTTATCGACCAGTGCGGTGGCTTTTTCGTTACCGTTCGGGAAACGGACGCTGTTGGTAATGCTCGCCATGACTTCCGGCTTGAGCAGGTAGTTCAGGAACTTGTAGGCAGCGTCGACGTTTTCGGCATCTTTAGGGATGGCGACCATGTCGTAGAAGCTACCGGCGCCTTCTTTCGGAATGTCGTAGGCGACCTTGACCTTGCCACCGGCTTCAGCCGCGCGGGACTTGGCCTGCTGGATGTCACCCGAGTAGCCCACGGCCACGCAGATGTTGCCGTTGGCCAGGTCGGAGATGTATTTGGACGAGTGGAAGTAGCCAATCGAAGGACGGATCTTGAGGAACAGATCTTCAGCTTTCTTCAAGTCTTCTTTTTTCTGGGTGTCGGTCGGCAGGCCCAGGTAATGCAGCGCCACTGGCAGCATTTCGGTTGGCGAATCGAGGAAGCTCACGCCGCAGCTTTTCAGCTTGGCGATGTTTTCCGGCTTGAGCAGGGTGTCCCACGAATCGATCTTGTCCACGCCCAGCGCAGCCTTGACCTTCTCCGGGTTGTAGCCGATACCGATCGAGCCCCACATGTACGGGAATGCGTGCTTGTTGTCCGGGTCGCTGACCGACACGGCTTTGAGCAGGGCTTTGTTCAGGTTGCCGTAGTTGGACAATTTGGACTTGTCCAGCTCCTGGTAGACCCCAGCCTTGATCTGCTTGGCAAGGAAGTTGTTCGACGGTACGACGATGTCGTAGCCGGACTTGCCTGCCAGCAACTTGGCTTCCAGGGTCTCGTTACTGTCGAAAACGTCGTACACCACTTTAATGCCCGACTCTTTTTCAAAGTTGGCGATGGTGTCCGGAGCGATGTAGTCGGACCAGTTATAGACGTGCAGCACTTTATCG
This genomic window contains:
- a CDS encoding ABC transporter permease subunit; the encoded protein is MNMKKFKRQLQRITPGGRHVVIGIPFLWLFLFFMLPFFIVLKISFAEADVAIPPYTEIYTFVEQKLQLVLNLANYAMLGDDELYIAAYLGSLKMAFFSTILCLVIGYPMAYAIASARKEMQTVLVLLIMMPTWTAILIRVYAWMGILSNNGLLNGFLMSMGLINEPLQILNTNIAVYIGVVYSYLPFMILPLYANLVKHDQSLLEAASDLGSSTFNSFWKITVPLSKNGIIAGCMLVFIPVVGEFVIPELLGGPETLMIGKVLWQEFFNNRDWPVASALAVVMLAILIVPIILFNRSQAKEMEGKI
- a CDS encoding polyamine ABC transporter substrate-binding protein; the protein is MPFSLFRKALLVGAGITLAVSVQAASTVHVYNWSDYIGPDTLANFEKASGIKPVYDVFDSNETLEGKLLAGRTGYDVVVPSNHFLGKQIKAGAFQKLDKSLLTNYANLDPALLKRLEKNDPGNQYAVPYLWGTNGIGYNVDKVKEVLGVDHIDSWAVLFEPENMKKLASCGVSFMDSADEMLPAVLNYMGLNPNSTNPDDYKKAEEKLLKVRPYVTYFHSSKYISDLANGNICVAAGFSGDVFQAKARAAEAGKGVNIAYAIPKEGGNLWFDVLAIPKDATNVKEAHAFINYLLQPEVIAQVSDHVGYANPNPGADKLMEQSIRTDAAVYPPQAVLDRTFVNFELPPKVQRLMTRSWTKVKTGK
- a CDS encoding HD domain-containing protein: MSTTIAGIKIPDSALAKATTEYIRDIESDLLYHHSRRVFLFGALSGERRQLAYNPELLYVGAMFHDLGLVEGHRSDNERFEVDGANAAADFLKPYGLSDDDIEQVWLSIALHTTPGVPQHLRPTVALVTAGVEMDVLGMDYAAFPSVQREAVVHAHPRGEGFKECIICAFADGLRHRPQTTFGNVKTDVLVDQEPGFKPMNFVEVIRQSPWLA
- a CDS encoding polyamine ABC transporter substrate-binding protein, producing MKNAGKTLLALSLMGAMAGAAQADDKVLHVYNWSDYIAPDTIANFEKESGIKVVYDVFDSNETLEAKLLAGKSGYDIVVPSNNFLAKQIKAGVYQELDKSKLSNYGNLNKALLKAVSVSDPDNKHAFPYMWGSIGIGYNPEKVKAALGVDKIDSWDTLLKPENIAKLKSCGVSFLDSPTEMLPVALHYLGLPTDTQKKEDLKKAEDLFLKIRPSIGYFHSSKYISDLANGNICVAVGYSGDIQQAKSRAAEAGGKVKVAYDIPKEGAGSFYDMVAIPKDAENVDAAYKFLNYLLKPEVMASITNSVRFPNGNEKATALVDKDITSDPGIYPPAEVQAKLYAIADLPAATQREMTRSWTKIKSGK
- a CDS encoding ABC transporter permease subunit; the protein is MKRVSFSSFMLVAGLLFIYLPMLILVIYSFNESKLVTVWGGWSIKWYVGLLDNTQLMGSVARSLEIACYTAVAAVALGTLAAFVLTRISQFKGRTLFGGLVTAPLVMPEVITGLSLLLLFVAMAQMIGWPQERGIVTIWIAHTTFCAAYVAVVVSARLRELDLSIEEAAMDLGARPWKVFFLITIPMIAPSLAAGGMMSFALSLDDLVLASFVSGPGSTTLPMEVFSAVRLGVKPEINAVASLILLAVSLVTFLVWFFSRRAEEMRKKAIQQAIEEAAADGWQQPDVRRAPAPV
- a CDS encoding penicillin acylase family protein, which encodes MKRVLQALAVLVVLIALGAVGYVYSKLPTRQGTVELAHLQGSVTVRYDDRGVPHIRAENETDLYRALGYVQAQDRLFQMEIMRRLARGELAEVLGPKLLETDKLFRSLRIRERALSYVEHMDRESASWKALQAYLDGINAYQDSHASPMEFDVLGIPKRRFTAEDTISVAGYLAYSFAAAFRTEPLLTYVRDQLGSDYLKVFDLDWQPKGALNLAAGDWQTLGAIASLSEQALADNGLPQFEGSNAWAISGNRTKSGKPLLAGDPHIRFSVPSVWYEAQLSAPGFELYGYHNALVPVAFLGHNLDFGWSLTMFQNDDLDLIAEKVNPDNSNQVWYHDQWVDMTSSEQQIAVKGQAPVTVTLRQSPHGPIINDVLGDNAGKTPIAMWWAFLDTENPILEGFYQLNRADTLAKARAAASKVSAPGLNIVWANAKGDIGWWAAAQLPIRPAGVNAGFILDGSSAQADKLGFYPFSANPQEENPARGYVVSANAQPVSPTGMEIPGYYNLADRGQQLNAQLSDKSVKWDVNNSQALQLGTTTAYGPRLLAPLLPVLREVVKDPAQLKLVEQLASWKGDYPLDSTSATLFNQFLFNLADATFHPKLGDGMFKTLLGTRVIDAALPRLAASADSPWWDGKRAELVKLAWDNSLAHLKTTFGDDPTQWQWGKAHTLTHSHPLGSQKPLDLIVNVGPFPAPGTHEVPNNQSAAIGPAPWPVTYGPSTRRLIDFADPAHALTINPVGQSGVPFDKHYSDQAETYIEGGYEQAHFSDEEVTANTRGTLKLLPAR
- a CDS encoding GlxA family transcriptional regulator, which translates into the protein MHKTVAILIFPGVQSLDVTGPLDVFCEANRFLPPQDHYQMEVIGLGHGTLAASNGLSLQAHRHYSEALQAYDLLLVPGGPQLPFEEFGAPFDDWLRGATARARRFGSICNGAFTLARAGLLDGKTVTTHWNDAAGLARLCPRAQVEADRLYVQDGNLYTSAGVTAGIDLSLYLLAQDHGPEVALSVAKRLVVFTQRSGGQSQFSPFLTPHAETTSAVALVQVYVLANLTGDLTIADLAKAANMSARNFSRVFTREARITPAEFVERARVDAARMMLESSPAPLKTVAYQCGFRDAQHMRNVFNRRLGVTPQQFRRNFAAPL
- a CDS encoding ABC transporter ATP-binding protein, which codes for MAVASGAYKKALEGDQTPKKVLVKIDRVTKKFDETIAVDDVSLEIKKGEIFALLGGSGSGKSTLLRMLAGFERPTEGRIYLDGVDITDMPPYERPINMMFQSYALFPHMTVAQNIAFGLQQDKIPKAEVDARVAEMLKLVQMSQFAKRKPHQLSGGQRQRVALARSLAKRPKLLLLDEPMGALDKKLRSQMQLELVEIIERVGVTCVMVTHDQEEAMTMAERIAIMHLGWIAQIGSPVDIYETPTSRLVCEFIGNVNIFDTQVVDDAEGHAVLKCPDLDRDIYVGYGIATAVEDKSVTYAIRPEKLLVTTEMPTCEHNWSSGKVHDIAYLGGHSVFYVELPSGKLVQSFVANAERRGQRPTWGDQVYVWWEDDSGVVLRS